In Arthrobacter sp. PAMC25284, a single genomic region encodes these proteins:
- a CDS encoding ABC transporter substrate-binding protein, which yields MAMNNKAFKSAIALAGVSAFALTACTGPAGGGGTATGGAAGGTITFGTTDKVVTLDPAGSYDAGSFMVMNQIYPFLLNSKPGTADSTPDIAESASFTSPTEYTVKLKSGLTFANGHALTASDVKFSIDRVVKIADDNGPASLLANLDSVEVKDDSTVVFTLKEGNDQVFPGVLAANAGPIIDEEVFPADALMTDDEIVAGKPFAGPYTIESYKKNELVSLKANPDYKGLLGAPANPGATIKYYADSNNLKLDVQQGNIDVAGRSLTATDAADLANDSKVTVHKGPGGELRYIVFNFDTMPFGATTPEADPAKALAVRHAVANLIDRDAIASEVYKGTYLPAYSVVPDGFAGAIQPLKELYGDGNGQPSLEKAQKAFSDAGVTAPVTLKLQYNPDHYGKSSGDEYARIKSQLEKSGLFTVDLQSTEWVTYSKDRTKDAYPVYQLGWFPDYSDADNYLTPFFIPGNFLKNHYENPAVTDLIKKQLTTVDKAEREKVLGEAQTAVAKDLSTLPLLQGAQLMVAGKDIKGVEKTLDASFKTRLGVISK from the coding sequence CACCGGCCCCGCCGGAGGCGGCGGAACGGCCACCGGCGGCGCTGCCGGCGGCACCATCACCTTCGGCACCACCGATAAGGTTGTCACCCTCGACCCGGCCGGCTCCTACGATGCCGGCTCGTTCATGGTGATGAACCAGATCTACCCGTTCCTGCTCAACTCCAAGCCCGGAACGGCAGACTCAACGCCCGACATCGCGGAGTCCGCCTCGTTCACCAGCCCGACCGAATACACGGTCAAGCTCAAGTCCGGGCTCACCTTCGCCAACGGGCACGCCCTCACCGCCTCCGACGTGAAGTTCTCGATCGACCGTGTCGTGAAGATCGCCGACGACAACGGCCCCGCCTCGCTGCTGGCCAACCTGGACTCCGTTGAGGTCAAGGACGACTCGACCGTGGTCTTCACGCTGAAGGAGGGCAATGACCAGGTCTTCCCCGGCGTCCTCGCCGCCAACGCCGGGCCGATTATCGATGAAGAGGTCTTCCCGGCCGACGCGCTGATGACCGACGACGAGATCGTCGCGGGCAAGCCATTCGCCGGCCCGTACACGATCGAGAGCTACAAGAAGAACGAACTCGTCAGCCTCAAGGCCAACCCCGACTACAAGGGATTGCTCGGCGCCCCGGCCAACCCCGGCGCCACGATCAAGTACTACGCCGACTCCAACAACCTCAAGCTGGATGTCCAGCAGGGCAACATCGACGTTGCCGGCCGCAGCCTCACCGCGACCGACGCCGCGGATCTGGCCAATGATTCCAAGGTCACGGTCCATAAGGGCCCGGGTGGCGAACTGCGTTACATCGTCTTCAACTTCGACACCATGCCGTTCGGCGCGACAACCCCGGAAGCCGACCCGGCCAAGGCGCTCGCCGTCCGCCATGCCGTGGCCAACCTTATCGACCGTGACGCCATCGCCAGCGAGGTCTACAAGGGCACGTACCTGCCGGCCTATTCCGTTGTTCCGGACGGCTTCGCCGGGGCCATCCAGCCGCTGAAGGAACTCTATGGCGATGGCAATGGCCAGCCGAGTCTGGAGAAAGCCCAAAAAGCCTTCAGCGACGCCGGCGTAACCGCCCCGGTGACCCTGAAGCTGCAGTACAACCCGGACCACTACGGCAAATCCTCCGGCGACGAGTACGCCAGGATCAAGTCGCAGCTGGAGAAGTCCGGACTGTTCACGGTGGACCTGCAGTCCACCGAGTGGGTCACCTACAGCAAGGACCGCACCAAGGACGCGTACCCGGTGTACCAGCTCGGCTGGTTCCCGGACTACTCTGATGCCGACAACTACCTCACGCCGTTCTTCATCCCCGGCAACTTCCTGAAGAACCACTACGAGAACCCCGCCGTTACGGACCTGATCAAGAAGCAGCTCACCACCGTTGACAAGGCCGAGCGCGAAAAGGTCCTCGGCGAAGCCCAGACCGCCGTCGCCAAGGACCTGTCCACGCTGCCGCTGCTGCAGGGCGCCCAGCTGATGGTTGCTGGCAAGGACATCAAGGGTGTTGAAAAGACTCTGGACGCGTCCTTCAAGACCCGGCTTGGCGTCATTTCCAAGTAG
- a CDS encoding ABC transporter permease encodes MSTKPLPVSHGGARGSWFGRLPVVSHFNKSVGLQRGMLVAGLVLTAAFLLTAAFAPLIAPFGFAQISDAGGSFPAQEAPNAKHLMGTTVGGYDVFSRVIWGTQTALMVIIVAVIMSIFLGVILGLVSGYIGGWLDRILVVIADAIYAFPSLLVAIVMAIVISGGRSSLWGGILAAAISITVVFIPQYFRVIRAETIRLKAEPFVESAKVVGASNIRIMSRHIFKNATRTLPLIFTLNAAEAILTLAGLGFLGFGIEPTSAAEWGFDLNKALADTTSGIWWTGVFPGLAIVLTVVGLTLVGESINDLNDPRLRGRKRASAGKNGPDPSTGNQAATSAEVSSS; translated from the coding sequence ATGAGCACTAAACCCCTTCCGGTGAGCCACGGGGGTGCCCGGGGCTCATGGTTCGGGCGGCTGCCCGTCGTTTCCCACTTCAACAAAAGCGTCGGGCTGCAGCGGGGCATGCTGGTGGCAGGCCTCGTCCTGACCGCAGCCTTCCTGCTCACGGCGGCCTTCGCACCGCTGATCGCACCCTTCGGCTTCGCCCAGATTTCCGACGCCGGCGGCAGCTTCCCGGCACAGGAGGCCCCGAACGCCAAGCACCTTATGGGGACAACCGTCGGCGGCTACGACGTCTTTTCCCGGGTGATCTGGGGGACCCAGACGGCCCTGATGGTGATCATCGTCGCCGTCATTATGTCGATCTTCCTCGGCGTCATCCTGGGCCTGGTCAGCGGCTACATCGGTGGCTGGCTCGACCGGATCCTGGTGGTCATCGCCGATGCCATCTACGCCTTCCCGTCCCTGCTGGTGGCCATCGTTATGGCCATCGTCATCAGCGGCGGCCGCTCCAGCCTGTGGGGCGGCATCCTCGCCGCAGCGATCTCCATCACGGTGGTGTTCATTCCGCAGTACTTCCGCGTCATCCGTGCCGAGACCATCAGGCTCAAAGCCGAGCCCTTCGTCGAGTCCGCGAAGGTGGTGGGCGCCTCCAACATTCGCATCATGAGCCGCCACATCTTTAAAAACGCGACCCGGACGCTGCCGCTGATCTTTACGCTCAACGCCGCCGAGGCGATCCTGACCCTTGCCGGGCTGGGTTTCCTGGGCTTCGGCATCGAACCGACCTCCGCCGCTGAATGGGGCTTTGACCTGAACAAGGCCCTTGCGGACACCACCTCCGGGATCTGGTGGACCGGCGTCTTCCCCGGTCTGGCGATCGTCCTGACCGTCGTCGGCCTGACGCTGGTCGGCGAAAGCATCAACGACCTCAACGATCCCCGGCTCCGCGGCCGGAAGCGGGCGTCCGCCGGCAAAAACGGACCCGATCCCAGCACCGGCAACCAGGCAGCCACATCAGCAGAAGTGAGCAGTTCATGA
- a CDS encoding ABC transporter ATP-binding protein encodes MTTNIDQTRRGTGPVLDIDHLQVTFATDAGDVYAVKDVSLTVNPGEVVAIVGESGSGKTVTAKTILGLLPETAISSGAVLINGNNVISVSAAELRQIRGRDVAMVFQEPSTALNPVFTVGWQIAEGIRAHAGRGGAGRVSAKDAKARAIEALGKVGIPDPETRVNYYPHQFSGGQKQRVVIAAALALNPGLIVADEPTTALDVTVQAEILELLRDLRDTYGTSIVLITHNMGVVADLADRVVVMYQGDVVEEASSRTLFAEPKQDYTKQLLAAVPHLGRNSASAGMTERAHQGGKVLVEARDLTIEYPGRLGRGGFKAVDGVSFTVSQGEVFGLVGESGSGKTTIGRAIAGLNRTTGGSLKVLDYEMLHLKERSFKPLRKDIGFVFQDPAASFNPHLTIGECVAEPLIIHSNPTPAQARARTAELLESVQLPASYADRFPHELSGGQRQRASLARALILNPKLLIADEPTSALDVSVQAKVLELFKEIQAEFGFAALFISHDLAVVDILSTWVGVLYKGKLVEQGLGNQVMGSPQHDYTKKLIASLPVPDPDEQARRREAYRAVLGT; translated from the coding sequence ATGACCACCAACATCGACCAGACCCGCCGCGGCACCGGGCCAGTCCTGGACATCGACCACCTCCAAGTCACCTTCGCCACCGACGCCGGCGACGTGTACGCCGTAAAGGATGTCAGCCTGACCGTCAACCCCGGCGAGGTCGTGGCCATCGTGGGCGAATCGGGCTCCGGCAAGACCGTCACTGCCAAGACCATCCTCGGGCTGCTTCCCGAAACGGCCATCAGTTCCGGGGCCGTCCTCATCAACGGCAACAACGTCATCAGCGTCAGCGCCGCCGAGCTCCGGCAAATCCGGGGCCGGGACGTTGCCATGGTGTTCCAGGAACCGTCCACCGCCCTCAACCCGGTCTTCACCGTCGGCTGGCAGATCGCCGAGGGCATCAGAGCCCACGCCGGCCGCGGCGGAGCCGGACGGGTCAGCGCGAAGGACGCCAAGGCCCGCGCCATCGAGGCCCTTGGCAAGGTCGGCATCCCGGATCCGGAAACCCGGGTTAACTACTACCCACACCAGTTCTCCGGAGGGCAGAAACAGCGCGTGGTGATCGCCGCCGCGCTGGCGCTGAACCCGGGACTTATCGTCGCTGACGAACCGACAACGGCGCTGGACGTTACAGTGCAGGCCGAAATCCTGGAGCTCCTGCGTGACCTCCGGGACACGTACGGCACCTCGATCGTGCTTATCACCCACAACATGGGCGTCGTCGCGGACCTCGCGGACCGCGTCGTCGTGATGTACCAGGGTGACGTCGTCGAAGAGGCAAGCTCCCGGACGCTCTTTGCCGAGCCGAAACAGGACTACACGAAGCAGCTGCTGGCGGCTGTCCCGCACCTGGGCCGGAACTCCGCCTCCGCTGGAATGACCGAACGGGCCCACCAGGGCGGCAAGGTGCTGGTCGAGGCCAGGGACCTGACCATCGAATATCCCGGACGACTAGGACGGGGCGGTTTTAAGGCCGTCGACGGGGTCAGCTTTACCGTCTCCCAAGGCGAGGTCTTTGGGCTCGTCGGTGAATCGGGGTCCGGTAAAACCACCATCGGCCGGGCCATCGCCGGGCTGAACCGGACTACCGGCGGCAGCCTCAAGGTGCTCGATTACGAGATGCTGCATCTCAAAGAACGCAGTTTCAAGCCGTTGCGCAAGGACATTGGCTTCGTGTTCCAGGACCCGGCAGCGTCGTTCAATCCGCACCTGACCATCGGCGAGTGCGTCGCCGAACCACTCATCATCCACAGCAATCCGACGCCGGCACAGGCCCGCGCGCGGACGGCGGAGCTGCTCGAATCGGTGCAACTGCCCGCTTCGTACGCCGACAGATTCCCGCACGAGCTCTCCGGTGGGCAGCGGCAGCGGGCATCCCTGGCCCGGGCCCTGATCCTGAACCCGAAACTGTTGATCGCGGACGAGCCGACGTCGGCGCTCGACGTCTCGGTCCAGGCCAAGGTGCTGGAGCTGTTCAAGGAGATCCAGGCCGAGTTTGGCTTTGCCGCCCTGTTCATCAGCCACGACCTCGCCGTCGTTGACATCCTCTCGACCTGGGTGGGGGTGCTCTACAAGGGCAAGCTGGTGGAGCAAGGGCTCGGAAACCAGGTGATGGGCAGCCCGCAGCACGACTATACGAAGAAGCTCATTGCGTCACTGCCCGTCCCGGACCCCGATGAGCAAGCCCGACGGCGCGAGGCTTACCGCGCCGTGCTCGGGACCTAG